The window TGACCATCTGGAAATTATTAGTGCTCAACCCAAAAGGCTTAAGGATACCATCGCCAAGACTCTTCAACTTCCCCCACATCTCCGACATCTCAGCCTCCTGAGCGGCCTTCGTTCGCGGCGGCAAGGCCTTGAGCTGTGTACGAACGGTGCGCTGATCAGCCGGTGTCAAGCCAGGCATTTGCGAGAGCGCGCGGTAGTCCTCTTCCGCGCCAGCGAGGTTCGACCAGCCGCCAGCCTCTGAACGGGCGCGCGCACGCCGAAGTAGTGCTTTGGTGCGGATTCGGAGGATGTCTGCTTTGCGATTCTCTTGGGCTACTTGCTCTGGTGTTGGTTCAGGGGCGGGAGCGGGTGCGGAACGAGCTGCGCCAGAGCtgacaatctcttcttccacatcgtcgtcttctttttcagcgGCTTTGGTATCTTGATTTTCTGGTTTGTCCTCTTCGGGGTCGGTTTTGGGGTCATTTGGACTTGACTCGCTTTCCAGCTTTGCTAAGCCGTCGATGGCGTCTGATGCGGCCTTTATGGCTTCCTTCCATTGCTCAACTTTCAAATGGCATGCGGCAATGTTGCTCTGGATGACGGCACGCTCATAGTGGAGGTAGTTGGGACATGAGGCAATGGCATCGTCGTATCTGGAGAGGGCATTGTGGTAGTCTTTGGAGGCGAAGAGAGAGTTGGcgtcggccttgatggcgtgAGATTCTTTGAGGAGAGCCTAGTGTGAGAAGGTGAGTGAGTATCCTGAATAATGAGAAGATATGAGATATATTGATAAATGAGAGATGGCTCGTGTTGCTAAGGGCATTCCGGGtaatgagatgagatgagctgtAAGATTGAGATAAGACAAGGTGGCTGATTGCATATATGTATGAGTACAGAGTGAGAATCTTCAGGGTAATCCATGAACTATTATATGGTACAGAGATATAAAAGATGAACGAAGCTTGGTATAAAGAGGAGTGAGGTGAGATATTCCAGAGCCTAACCCATGACATAAACGACACTAATTTGGACTTACTGCTTCCTCCTCGGGGGAGAATTTCACCACTTCCGGCTCATCGTCTGGTTTCTCCTTTTGAGATACGTCTTTTGTACTTGTTGggacttcttctttgtcactCATGTTTAGGTGGTGTATGTCTTTAATGTGCTGAATCGCAGCGAGTCATAGATGAAATTGTGAATATTGAACATGGCTAGAAGGCTACGTAGAGGCGTGGCTGGTGGGGAAGTGGCATGAATGCGATTATGTCAGCGAACTGCGGGACAATTTCAGGTACCAAGTAACAAGGACAGCAGATCTGTACCTGAGTACAGGTAGATGCAGCGCCATTGTAAACCAAAGGCCGCGTTCTCAATTGACCAACTTATTTTgtataaaatataatttcACAAATAACTAAATCTCATGCCAATAGTGAACCAAATGTCAATTCTCCAGCGATACTCCGGTCGGCCCTCCAGTTGGAGTCATTCGGCGAGTCCCGATAAATCAAGTCGCCCCGCCCCCACTTGGGCCGCTGTAGATCAGAGGACTTTGATCGATACATAAAACCGCCGCCAGCTGCCAACGcgcgggagaagaaaaaaaaagttggcgAGGATAAGGAGCATCCCTCGATCCCTCAACTCTCGCTCAACAGAACCTTTTACACCTAACATCGTCTCTCATctgcctcatcttcaacctcatcttCTACCCTCTacaacaacagccacaagaagccatcttctgcctctctctcatcaaaAATGGCTCCCCGAACCGAGTATGTTCCTCATCGCTCACTCTCATCCATCGATTGAGTGCTAAACCACGACCCCAGCTTCCCTCCCGTGAGAGCCTGTCTCTTCGACATGGACGGCCTCCTTCTCGACACCGAGGACATCTACACTCTCtgcatcaatctcatcctgGACAAGTACTCTCGCCCCTCCCTGCCCTGGTCCATCAAGGCCCAGCTCCAGGGCCGTCCTGGCCCACAAGCCAACAAGATCTTCTTGGAATGGGCCCAGCTCCCCATCACGGCAGAGGAATTCGCAGCTGAGAACGCTGTCCTGCACCAGAAGCTCTTCCCTGGCACCAAGCCTCTGCCAGGCGTCCCTGAGCTGCTCACCAGCCTGGTCCGAACTCAGCAGCCTGGTGTTGAGACACCCGCGGTGCACATTGCCTTGGCCACGAGCTCGCACATGGGCAACTTTAAGCTCAAGACGAATCACCTCGCTGAtctcttctctgtcttcCCCGACAATCGACGTGTTGTGGGTGATGACACTCGTCTCACTCCTGGTCGTGGAAAGCCTCTCCCGgacatcttcctcctcgccctcaagACCATCAACGATTCGCTGCCTGAGGGAGAGGCCCCCATCAAGCCGGAGGAATGCCTCGTCTTTGAAGATTCCGTCCCCGGCGTCGAAGCTGGCCGCCGTGCTGGCATGCGTGTCATCTGGTGCCCTCACCCTATGCTCAAGAAGGAGTACGCTGGCCGTGAGGAGGAAGTCTTGGCTGGCCGAACTGGTGAGGCAGGACAAGTCGACCTGCACCAGGTCGGGGAGCTGGGCGATGGCTGGTCCGAGTACCTTGTTAGCCTGGAGAACTTCCCCTATGAGAAGTACGGCATGGTGATTCCTCCCGTTAAGGCTTGAAGAGGGAATACGAATCGATGATCCATTCGGCAATTGATATGATGCGACATCTTTtgcgatttttttttttatttcacGAATTTTACAAAACGGGGAACGAGCCGTCTTGGTTCTAGAGATGAAGATAAAATGCATTTCGAATTATGGCGACTGCCAAGTTACATACATCAGAGAGACTACGGAAAACTACGAGGGCGAAAATGAAACCAAAGATGCCGATAGAATAAAATAGACTTGAAGAAACTGTTTTTCCAGTATTCAGATTACGAATAAAGAAAGTTTCTCATTAAATGCCGAGCACTTTAGCATAGAACTCAAAACACCATAGGGTAGCATAATAAGAGGATATCCAACTCTTTTAACCACTTGGGTGTTTTTCTCTAACAAATACCTATTAATCAAGCGCTACCATAAGCAGGGGCAAATTTTCACAAGAATCGTGGCCAGTGATCTGAATGAGGCATTGGCCAAGAATGTCGCTTCTTGCGTGTCTAGTAAAGTCATCCGCGTGACGTAATTTACTGATCTACACATGCGCAGTATTTCGGCTTCACATTTACACCTCAATCTTCTCCCAAAAGCCCCTTGTCACTACATTTATATATCTCACTGACATGAATATCGCATCTAACTAATACTCACCCTCAAAAAGTCAATCACGGGCTAATTATATCAATACAATGTCTACACCCTTTTCTCTCACCCAAACCATTCTCATCTCCGACCCTCTCGGCTACAAATCGGCCACTCAATCCCCATTCCTCGCCAACGCTTCCCAAGGCCGCGTCTCCAAAACTCTTCTAGGTCAATGGCTTGCCAATGACCGGTTGTATATTCACGCCTACATCCGTGGCGTGGGCCGTCTACTGAGCTTTCTGCAGCTCCCCGAGGTGGTGACGCCTCCTCGTGATGACACAAATGAGCGAGAGCACCTACCAAACGCAAAGCTGCTTCACTGGATGATTGATGCGCTTGTGAACATCCGTCGAGAGGAGGATTTCTTCGTCCAAACTGCGGCCAAATACGGCATCGACGTGAATCTACCTGCTGATGCCGACGGCCGTGTTGCTGACGACACCAAACTCGAAGGTTTACGCCGCTTCGAAGCTCTCTTCGACGGCATCTCCCCCAGCAGCGACAACGACGTCATCCTCCCCTGGCTCGAAGCCGCCATCGTCTTCTGGGCAACGGAGAAATGCTACCTCGACGCCTGGTCCGGCGCTGCATCCCGGCTCTCCACTCCCTCggatggcaaagacgaagacgatgccGACGGCGGGGCCCTCAGACGGGAGTTCATCCCGAACTGGAGCTCCAAGGAGTTTGCGCAGTTTGTCGACCAGCTGGGCGAGATTATCGATGCCGCGGTTCAGCAAGAGATGGAGCTGCGGCGGGACGCGGACGAGCTTGTTAGGGTGCAGTTGTTGGATAGGGCGTTGGCGAAGTGGCACgaggtggtggcggcggagaATGCATTTTGGCCTGCGATGGAGGCGTGATTTTGAGCATGACTGACCTGTCTCTACTTGGTCATAAGGTATTGCTATATGGTAACAAAGATGCTACGCTGGATGGAGAACGAATAGCTAGCCAAGAGTTCTTGGCCGTGACTTGACCACTGCTGTTGAGAGCCAAGACAACAAGTGCTCCAGAGCTAAGCCTCTGCACGGAGCAGACGGTTCTCGTCAGCCGTCAATATTCATCACATTTTGTGAGAGAACATGAATATCAGTGATATTTAGAAATTCAGATCTGTGAATATTGACTATGAATATGAGAGTACTCGTAAACGATAGCGACCGGCGACTAAACAGCCCCTCAAACGCAGAGCCTCACCCATCGAAATAGGACAAAAGACGCGAAATGCAATGCGACCCCGTCTTAGCAGGTTCCATAGTATGGGGGACCCTAGGACCCTGCACAGAGTAATCCTTAACCGCCCGGCCCCTCACGGAATCAAGCCCTGGAGACATGAGAAAATCAGCCTTGGGCGTCtaagaggcaaaaaaagatgcgCGTCGGCTGATGTTGGTGTGGCTTGCTCTTCTAGTGTTTCAGCACATGATTGCCCctgagaaacaaagaagcaCGAAATAGAAGTGGCTGAGCGGATGGCTGGGAAATCTGGAGTGCTACCGTGTAGCTCGCGCCGCCACTTTTGTTTCGGACTTTTGGGATGGAAAGctttcttccattttcccctctttttgAGGATCAAACTGCGCTGAATATTTTGCGGAATGAGATATTTGGTGCTTCGTAATTTGGTTTTTAGTTAGATGCACCTTGTTGTTCTGTATGAAAGTCAAGTTGCTCTTGCATCCAGGGAGTCAGTCATATCTACGTACATGTCACATCATATCAGGACATAGAGTCTTTGTTCAGATTGATactttctgctgctgcaacatcCTGCATGCGAACCCCTCGTATAATCCTTCTGTACTGTATaatccctctctctcccatCCGTCCCATCCAGCAGACTCTCTAGCCTGATGGGTTCAAGACCAAAAGTCTGTCGACAGCTCCAGAATGTGCCGGGAAAGCCGTGGCCTGGCCTGGGTGTCCCTGTCTGAGCTGACTGGCCCTTCTACAATTTTGGTGATATTAGCCGCCGCTCACCTACATGTCCATTTCATCAGCCCTCAGCAACCAGTGTCTACAAAACTGAACGCATACTATATGAAAAGCAAATCGTACTGTAATCTTCCAACATGTTTCCATAACCTTCCCATGTAGAATCACTGTCATCAGTCGTCATTTGTTCTGCTGGATTCCACCGCCCAAGCGCGCCTCCCAGAGCCGCAGTGACTGCGCCACTCCCCCAATGCACATGTACCTTGCATaccaaaggcaaaggcacgAACCGCAGGGAACACAGAACACAGGCGCAAAGTAATCCGAGGCCCAATATCCACACACGCCTCCACCAGCCATGCTGATTCGTGTGCTTCGAAACAGCCGCTAAGGCTAACACTGAACCACCGTCCGTCCAGCTGAGAGGCCAGGCGCCGTGTTAGTAGGATCAAGTGTCCATGTCCTTACTCCCCCCACcaaaagagatggagaggtcCCTTGCCCGCATGATTATAAAAACGGAATAAATAAGCTTGCCTGTGCTTCTGACTCTTTCTTACTTATCTGGTCTCTTATCCTTTTTACATCCTCATTCtacgcctcttcttccagtcgCTTTCGTAGTTGCGACATTTCCGAACCCTCCACCTTTATAAAACCTCACAAACTTAGATAAACCCCGCCATCATGTCCGCCAACGACTACTACAACAAcgccggcggcagcggcggatACCCCCCTCAGCAGCAAtacggccagcagcaacaataCGGAGGCGGTTatccccagcagcagcagggctaCCCTCAGCAGgttcgtctcgtctctcccAAACAAtctctctcgtcttctcgactaacaaaacacaaaaaaacagcagcaatacggccaacagcagcaatacAACCAATCCTACCCccctcagcaacaacaacaacactaCGGCCAGCCCCAATACGACAACAACCGCAGCGCCTCTCCCTACGGCCAGCCCCAGTACgaccagcaacaacagtacggccagcaccagcagcagtacggtcagcagcagcctggcTACGGCGGTCAGTACCCCGGCGCCGACCAGCAGGGCCAGTACCCCGGCGCTGAGGGCCAGGACGGCGACCGCGGCCTCGGCGCGACCCTCATCGGAGGCGGTGCCGCTGCTTTCGCTGCTAAGAAGGCTGGCGGAGGCCTCGTGGGCAGTGGTCTGGCCGCTGTGGGCGGTGCCATCGCCGCAAACTTGATTGAGAACGTGTTTGAGTACGTTTTAATATGCCCAACCTAATAATTGGATAAAAGAGAGAATGCTAACGGAATTTCTCGTAGGAAacgcaaggagaagaaggaggctgagaacaTGGCCTACGGAGGCCAGGGCggacaccaccaccaccaccaccgtgaCTAAACGGGTCGAATGCGATGAGGGCGACTGTGCTTTTTATACCTCTTGTTAGAATATCATGATTATGAGGGGCGTTTTttcttattattattttctttgttttataTGAAATGAGAAATTATAACGACTATATATACATTCATGTCTCGTTTGTCGCGTTTGTTGATGACTGGCGTCTGCTGCAAGATCCATACATAGATCGATTATAATACGGACTCTTGACACAAATATAAAAGCATGTTCGCATATATACGGATCACACATATGAGGGATGCGTGTAGAATCGACTACCTCTATGCTTTCTACTTGTGTTGCTTCAACGACAAGGTTGTCTCATGAACTCGACCTCAGATTCTCCTACATCACTCAAGATCACTTGCACGTTCAAGGTTCATTTCCCAAATGGCGGGCTTCATATAAATTTGGTATTTGTTCGTTATGTATAAACCGCATATTGCGTCACGTCATAATCGACAGTTTCACATTTCTAACTGCCCGGAGCTCCAAGAGCATCCTATCAAAACCCTCGGGGGCCAATCAAAGTGTTCATAGCTTTGGCCTCCAATTTCCCAAATTTCCCAAACAAATCAAAACATGACATTCAAAAAACTACGGGTATCCGGATTTAAACCTCTTCAGTAGCTCGCTTCTCCGCGGTGGAGTCCCGCGCCTTGGTATCAAACTCCTCGTCGTGCACAGCCTTGGGCTTGTCATCCCAGCCAGCAACCTCGGCAGCGTCGTGGTCGTAAGCCACGTCGAAGCTCTTGCGAAGCTGCTCGGGACCCAAAAAGGTCAGGACCAGGACGTAGGCGTAGACGCAGCCCATGAAGATGCAAATGACCTTGCCGTAGTCGTAGCGCTTGGTGCCAGAGGCTGTGGGCGGCAGGGGGAAGCGCTCGCCAATGCGCGCCTCGATGGTAGAAGAGGCCGAAGACACCAGGTTACCGAGCTGGTAAGCGGTACCGACGACAAAGGTCCTGAAAGCACCGGGAGACAGCTCCATCAAGTGGATGGGAATGACTCCCCAAGCGCCCTGCACGCAGAACTGCTGGAAGAAAGcagcggccatgatggatgTGTCGTGCACAAAGGTGTAGGGGTAGAGCAGAGCACCGCCGACAatgcagcagatgatgatgctgaagcgACGGCCCACAGACTGGCTCACGAAGCCGACAATGGTACCACCAGTCATGGCACCCAGGTTAGCAACGACCTGTGTCACGGTGACCTTGTCGGCACTGAATCCCAGCTGGTTCGTAAGCATGGTAGGGTACAGATCCTGGCTACCGTGGCtcatgaagttgaagccagccatgagaagaacaaggtAGGTCAACAGGATCCAGTGACGCTTAACGGCCaccttgccctccttgatgaAGACCTTGCCAACAGATTCGTCGTTGCTTCTGTTCTGGCCGGCCTCGATACGCATGCGCTCACGTTCACGGTATGTCTGAGTCTCGGGCATCATCAGACGGAaggcgatgaagaggacggGCGGGCAGGCGCCGAACCAGAACAGAGGGCGCCATCCGTGAGAAGTGGTGTTGACAAGTCCACGAGCgaaggcggcggcgaggagataTCCAAAGGCATACTATTCAAATCAAGCTGGTTAGCAAATTTGGtcctttttggtgttttgatCTCAAAACAGGGCGATATCGGAGCTGACTTACACCTTGCTGGAGCATACCGCTAATGATACCGCGAGCCTCTTGCGGGCAATCTTCCAGAGCGGTGGCGGCAGCATTTCCGTACAAACCACCCATGGCAACGCCAAACAGGGCGCGACAGGCGAGGAATTGCTTGTATGTGTTGCAGAAGCCAGTTCCCTACAAAGGACAGCCATGGTTAGCGGTTATTTCTTAATCGCATCAATTTATTCTCCGAGCGTTTTTATGAGCCCACGATGAATTGAGCAGCAAAATCAATAGCTCCGGCAGTTACAGTGCGTGCAGTGCCGCTGGCTATTGGCGGGGATTTTGGGGCCTGTGGCCAAGGCGGGTGGCACCGCCGGCTCAATCTTGGCAAATCGCCAAGTCACAGATTGCGGAAATAACACAATTCGAATGGAAGGGTGTCTTACCAGTTCCAGGGCGATAAACAGCAGGTTGTTGACGATAAAGGGCCACTTGCGACCGTAGCGATCGGCAGCAACACCAAAGAGGATGGCGCCGACGGATCGGAACATGAGCACGAGCGTAATGCCCCAGGTAATGTCTGTGGTTTGCTTGTCGAACTGCTTGGCGAGGTCCGCAACGGTCAGAGACACGGTGAAGAAGTCAAAGGCGTCCCACGTCCAGGCCCAAAAGGCAATGGCGAAAAAGGCCCATTGCTGGCGGTTGAGCATGCGCAGAAGCTTCCACGGGTTGGGCAAGTTGAGCATGGGCGGCTTGAGCGACGAGAACCGCGTGGCCAGGTAGGTGCCAGCCGACATGTTGTCGTAGTTCTCGGGAACCCAGTATTCCTCATTATTCCCTACCATGATGGCGGTGTTTACAGAGAAGACGATGCTATGAGACAAGGCCAAAGGGAAGAGTtagaggagaggaagaagaaaagggaggcCGTGGAGAGGAATGGACTCCAAAAAcctggaggaggggggaggagatATATAGAAAATGCGGAGCAAGGGAAGGGAGGGCGAGGGGCGATGGCTAAACGCAGAGCAAGTTGGGGAACCCCAGAATGATCATGTATAAAAGCGGGAATTCTCCAGGGTTGAGGCTTACATGGTGCCTGTGCTTGCTAGCCCTTCTCCACGTTTCCTGGAGCCGGCCCACGAGCCGGTCTGGAACGGCGAATTCGCAACAATACCAGCGTCCGTACATGCCAGTGCGTGATGCTGGCACTGGCTCGGAGACGAAGACGGAGCCAAGATGGGGCTAAAAGTTCAAGCCTAATTATTCTCTAGCCTTGCCTCCACAGACGTTCGCTGCAACACAACCTGAGCTTATTCTCTGTTGCTCCTGGGGTTGGGGCTGAGACCCAACGTCATGATCTAGTGGGAGCACCAGCAGGCGGGCTATTGTACAGCAGGATCTGCCAGCCGTAGTCCGGTTATCTGTTCCCGCAAAGTGAATGGGAATACGAATGTAACGACCAGGGTCGGGGtcaagagacagaagaaaaaaatcaaagcCTGATCCACCCGGCTTGGAACCACCATGACAGCGTCTGCCGGCCAGTCACACACCATGAGATGGAGCCCGTCACAAGTGACTTACATGGATGTCGCAAACCAACGGAGCAACATCCTCCAAATGAAGGATTGCCGTGCGAACGCTTCTTCCaacctgtactcgtagtcGGTTAACACATGCGGCTGATCCTTGCTTGGCCATCGTTTTGACATTCGGGACCGGCCAAATTCTGTGCTCTCAGTCTATTTAGCGGGCACCCATCAGATGACAGCGAAGAAGGCTCCAAGTTTGGAAAGGCACGGCGGCTATGCCGAAGAAGGATCATGTACGATGTACGATGCTTGCAATTGTAATGTCTTACGAGCAACAGCTGTGTGGATGCTCGAGTGCTGTTGCTTGATGACTCGTACCAGAGGTCATTGAGAGTTGGGGATGGAGCTAGACATTTCAGCTCGACACAACGCCAAACACAACCGGATTAACGCCTCCATGGCTTGCCGGAAATGTGATTCGAGACGCCTAACCGAGAGATTCAGCCATGATGCAAGCCACGATCAGATCCATTCTCCGTCGTTCAAATCGTACGAGTTCCGTGATTCGGGAATCTCCAAAGCATCAAAGCCCTTCTCTGACTCGTCTGAACAATGTGCTGGTTCATCAGAAGCTGCCCGTGAGCCGACCACAGCTACTGTATTCCGTACAAACAcaaaaagaagcttctccAGGTTCATTGGCAATCATCTAACAGCCGATCTACACGCATCGACACAATTTACTTCTcgcttcatgatgatgtACTTGGCGCTATCGATGTCCGCATCCGGCTCTCGATTCCCCAGGTGCCCTTTCCCTTTCGAGTGCGCTTCTCCGCCATCATGAAGTCGCGAATAGTTTGTCTTTGGACCAGGATCTGCAGCGCTAGATGCCAAGCCTAGTCCCGTCTTGGCAGCAAATGGCAGCCTTCTCGGCACAGGATTGCCGGTCGACGGGCTTGGCATGCTCTCTCCAGCTTGCACGGGCCAATCAGGATTTCGGACCTGCTTCCCCGCCCGCATGGGGAGTCAACCTTATGAGAAAGTAAGAACTTACATGGTAAAGTAAGCAATACGGAGGACAGCTGAATAGAATACGCACTGCTTGCCTATTGTTATTCATAGCAaagtgtacgagtatgtgtTGACAAGTATGAGGATGGGTAAAAGAGAAGTGGTGGCAGTATTTGGAGGCAAGTGTCTCGCACTTTTCTTCTACCgcaaagcaaggcaaggccaTGAGCAAGACTAGAGCAGGGCAACTCTTTCCGCCTCATCATCAGGCACCAGCATTACcattttttattatttatcCATTTATTACTttccattcttttttttcaagcCACGAGTCAATCTAGCGGTATTACATAAAGCACACCAAGCAGTTTGGTGTCGTTCCATTGGCTGGCAAACTCGGTAGATTCGGCTAATACTTTTGATTGCCGGCGCCGGACCGCATTCTCGCTTGAAAGGAtcaaatggaaaaaaaaccTACGAGCCTCGTCCGCAACCAGAGCAGGAAAAAGCCACCAACTAGACAAGAGAAGGcttggagaagcagaaaagaagacgctAGTTGTTTTTACTGGGCTTGCTCGTGCGAGTTGACTCCGAGAGCCACATTCCATGCAGGCTCTTCCGGAAGAAGTCCGAACATTCAATCCCAAATAGATAGTCTTGCGTTTTTGACTCAGTTCACAGATCCTAGACCCTGTATTTTTTGCCGCTTGCTCTTTGGTTGCTGGATAGCTACATAGCTTGGCAAAGAGGCAAATGTCAGCCGTTTTCGCAGCTCGACTCAGCCTGGGGCGAGCGGATACGGACGAGATGAAATGCAGTAGAATGGCCTGAGAAAAAGCACAACGTCCATAATACACGTgactgcttttctttttcttttccttgacaATAGGGATCCAACTCATCAGCAACAATAGGATCTTGGTCCCTCTGCCCCATACAAAATAGCCCCAACGCCAAACAATCTAAAAATCCAGGCGTTAGAGTTGGAGcatgccctttttttcccacgCGAACGGCATTTTCCGTCGTTACAAGTCTAAGCACTAGGCCTCCAGATTGCAACCCACAGGGAGCATTTCTGGATAGACTTAAAAAAGAATCGAATGCTACGGTCCGGATTTTACCACGCGAGAAATTCCCTCTAGTGTAGCCAGAAATAGTaatccttctttttcagctcgCGGCAAGTTGCAGTAACACGACGTCACGCCAAAACAATCTCTTTTGACTCCTGCCTCCTACATTCCGCGGCCTTtagaaaaaaggaaaaggatcATCCACCAACAGTCAAAAACCCCTGCAACCAACAAGCGAACTCGTCCCCCGGATTCACCCACCATGCAAAAAACGCCCTCTCCTCCGCATCCGCAAATCTCATCACCTTCTTTTCATTTAAAACTACGGATACTCTCCTAAGGGAATCTTAGATCCGGTTTTTTATCGTCCCCATGTAACACTACATCTCCGTAGCACGCGTCAATCAGTCAAAATCCCATTTTTACCCCAACTTTTCTcctcccatcttctccacgAAAAACCCTTATCCTCGTAACATGTCACCGGAGAAATCATATAAAATAATCGCCGCTGAACACTAGAACGAGCCAAAACTCCACAATAGTTTTGCTCGGTGCATTTCCGTGCCCGCTAAAAAGCCCTTCCTCCAACTGCCGCTCCCAAAAAAATGAAACCATTGAATTAATTCTCAATGCTTGCCTTCCCCCGGGCTTTCCCCACGTCCTCGTCCCATTCTTTTTCCTGCTTCCCCACATCTTGACCCCAAAAAATTCTCACGGCTCTTCTCCAACGCCCTCTTGAAACTTCTCTAGACGATGCGGAGAAAAGGGGCACTCGGAATGATACGGGAACAAGGCCGCGTCAATCATGCTGTAATCATCAAACGTGTATCAAACAATTAATCATTCTCGcaagtcatcatcttcaatgcGCGGAGAACCTCAATTTGATTCCTGACGAAGCTTATCAagcatcttcctctcccacTTTATTCCCGCTTCCCGGACCGCTTCCGTATCCTCACCTATCCGCCACTCCGAGTCATGATTCAAAGCTTCAAAGGTCCAAAACAAAAGACTTAGTTTCCGAATTGCATAATCTTAATTCAGTCCAGCTTGAACCAAAACTATCAAAAACTACTCAAAGCCGACCATTTCCTATCACTATTTGCCTCAACGCCTCTCCTACCGCCCTCCTCCCGGGGTATCGGAAAACCAAAATccaaataataaaaaaatgAGACTTGTCCGGTTAATAGTCCTACACGTACAAACCCCCCATATTAATTCAATCCATAACGATTCCAGTCTCCGTGTCGTGTCATTATATGCGTCTTGACGATGCCGTAATTTTGTATAGCCGTTCTTTGTCTTGCAGATCCCGTCTTGTACGCTcttgaaaaaagaaaagagggagaggagaaagagaagagaagagggagacgTAACCAAGCTAGCTAGCTC of the Trichoderma breve strain T069 chromosome 4, whole genome shotgun sequence genome contains:
- a CDS encoding haloacid dehalogenase-like hydrolase domain-containing protein, producing MAPRTDFPPVRACLFDMDGLLLDTEDIYTLCINLILDKYSRPSLPWSIKAQLQGRPGPQANKIFLEWAQLPITAEEFAAENAVLHQKLFPGTKPLPGVPELLTSLVRTQQPGVETPAVHIALATSSHMGNFKLKTNHLADLFSVFPDNRRVVGDDTRLTPGRGKPLPDIFLLALKTINDSLPEGEAPIKPEECLVFEDSVPGVEAGRRAGMRVIWCPHPMLKKEYAGREEEVLAGRTGEAGQVDLHQVGELGDGWSEYLVSLENFPYEKYGMVIPPVKA
- a CDS encoding sugar transporter domain-containing protein — translated: MVGNNEEYWVPENYDNMSAGTYLATRFSSLKPPMLNLPNPWKLLRMLNRQQWAFFAIAFWAWTWDAFDFFTVSLTVADLAKQFDKQTTDITWGITLVLMFRSVGAILFGVAADRYGRKWPFIVNNLLFIALELGTGFCNTYKQFLACRALFGVAMGGLYGNAAATALEDCPQEARGIISGMLQQGYAFGYLLAAAFARGLVNTTSHGWRPLFWFGACPPVLFIAFRLMMPETQTYRERERMRIEAGQNRSNDESVGKVFIKEGKVAVKRHWILLTYLVLLMAGFNFMSHGSQDLYPTMLTNQLGFSADKVTVTQVVANLGAMTGGTIVGFVSQSVGRRFSIIICCIVGGALLYPYTFVHDTSIMAAAFFQQFCVQGAWGVIPIHLMELSPGAFRTFVVGTAYQLGNLVSSASSTIEARIGERFPLPPTASGTKRYDYGKVICIFMGCVYAYVLVLTFLGPEQLRKSFDVAYDHDAAEVAGWDDKPKAVHDEEFDTKARDSTAEKRATEEV